DNA from Mucilaginibacter mallensis:
ACTATGGGTTTTGGTGCCGTTATAAAGTTTTTGCTGGAGTTTGATAAGCCATTTTGGGAGAATAGTGCCACCAAAAAGCTGGCAGGTAAAAGTTTAAAGCCAATGATCTTCCTACTGTCAGATGAGGAGATCCCAACCTGGTGGACACAGCATCCGCAACGCTCGCCTATGCTAACCGGCTGGCTGGGTGGCCCTGCAGCTATCGATAAAAAAGACTATACCCTTGATGATCTTTTGCAGCAAGCCCTGCAATCGCTCAGTAATATATTTAGGCTGAGCATTGATGAGCTTAAAGTAAATTTAATAGCATGGAATATCGTCAACTGGGGGGATGAACCCTTCACCCGGGGATCATACAGTTACGATACTGTTGCCGCACCTGAAGCACGCAGGGTTTTAAATACCCCCATTGATAATACCCTGTTTTTTGCAGGTGAGCATTTGTATGATGGTGCTGCTATGGGAACGGTAGAGGCCGCACTGACGAGCGGGGTGGTGGTAGCGGAGAAGATATTAGGGTAAAAATCCATTGCTATAATATTAGATGTCATTACAAGAGATAGCGTGGTAATCTTATAACTACGCAGTTTGCTTATCATATGGTATCGCTTGTCGCTAAGACGTCACTTTTTGTCTTGATACAAAAAGTAACCCAAAAAATCAAGTTAGTAGAAATGCTTCTTTGCCGCACAAGGCCATTGCCCTGCAAATCAGGCAAAACCTGGGCTGCTATATTTTTACCCTGCTGTCGCTACGCACTTTGGCCCTTACTCTGCTGTAAAAATCTGCTATGCTCTGCCACGCTCAAGGCCACCATCGTTTTGCCTGATTTCACCCGAAGCTGTTCTACTGACGGGAGCTACATAACTTATTAGAATGAGAAAACTTTAAATGAACCGCGATTAAAAGCGGGTAAAGGCCCGACAAAAAGCGCGGGCCTGGGTGTTTTGCTTGTGGGCGGAAGGATCTTTTTGTCTTGATCTTTTGGTTACTTTTGGATCAAGCCAAACGGCGAAGCCCTCTTGAGTGCCTTGAAAAAGCAAACAAATACGAAAAAAGTAACTAAGGCTCCGCGCCTATGAGCGGCTTCACGCGATATTCACACTTGCAATTCGCTCTGTATAGTCTAGAGATTATTAATATTGTGTTTGTTTTTCAATGGTATTAATGAGCTCCCTCCGGTCGGTTGTCTTCGTTCCTTTACGGTAATGGCAGGCGTTTATTATTTCACCTCCGGTTTCCAATAATTTCCCGATATAATGATCAAATTCAGCATCTTAATGCTGTTATCATAATAATCAAAATCCTTTAGTTTAAACTGCATGGTATAATCCCATACTTTGTTTAACCATTGCTGGTTTTTTTGATCAACCATGGCCGATACCCCGAATGGGGTTATAAAGCTCAGTGCCTCAAAATAACGGCCTTTTATATCATTCCCCGCTAACGTGTACCCGGCAGAAAGGTTATAGGTATTATTACCGGTTGTTTCACGTATCCATGCATTTATTTTTTGTACGAATGCTTTTGAGCGCATATCACCACTTATCAAATAATCAACCCCTATACGCCAGGGGACACGACATGCATTGTAATTATAATAGCCATCATAAGCCGACTCCAGGTAATGCGGCGGTGCGGGCTTAGGGGTTTTATTTATATGGACGATGAAATCAGGCACCAATCCTGCATCCGGACTGTATTTATCCTGCATCAGCTCAAATAATTTGTAGGTATTGTTGGTCACCTTATCCCAGCGGTCATCGCCTGTTGCTTGTCTGAAAGCCTTAAAATTTGCCGGCATAAAATCAGATGAGCGGGTATCAAAGCAATCCTTACTATCATACTCAATTGCGTTGCTTAATAAAACCGACCATATTTTATGGTTGATCTCATATTCCATTATATCGGCTATCATTGCTTTGGCTTCCTTTAAATAATCAATAGTGCCATTACTGCCCCATTGTGTATTTGCCAGTAGCAGCGCATAGGCAATATCCATATCGCCATCAGTAGCAGAACTCATGTCCGCATTTTTACCGTTGGTATATTGCGCCCAGGCCATTAAGTGAGTGCCGCGGTTGCTGGGGTGAGCTTTGTAATACCGGTAAAGGTTATCAAAAGTATTTTTTGCCGATGGATCAAAACCCGCCATCAGCGCGACGATCACCATGCCATAACCCTGACCTTCGGATACACATTGCTTTTTGCCTACACCCTCAAACCAGATATAACTTTGGGCTTTACCGAGTATGGTTTTTACAAAGCGTTGTTTCCACTGGCTATAAAACACACTAACGGATTTATCCATTGTCTGTTGTGAGATATTGCTGGGTTTTATAGTGCCCTTAAAGTATTGCACATGTTGGGGGAATGGCTGTGTGGGTTGCTGCGCGAAAAGTATGGTAGTACATGAAACCAGGATAATTATTGACATATATAATTTTTGTTTCATGTAGTAGAAATTTGTGGTTCAAACAAAATTATTGCTGTTTGGCTTGATCCAAAAGTAACCAAAACTTAGTATTGTGATTTTAAAAAGCAACAACGAATAATGACCTGGCTTAGCGGCTATAAGCAATATCATCATACAAAAGGAGCGTTAAAAATGAACTTTTTATTTGAGATTGAGATAGATCATTCGCCGGTAAAACTAATTATTATCACCCAAATGTAGAGAGGCAATATTTTTGCGTTTCTACTTGGTATAAAAACATTATTTTTGGGCACATATTTTATGACCGATATAAAAGCACTATTTCAGCAGGCAGTTGAACTCCTGCAGCAACTCATCTCCATTCCATCATTCAGTAAAGAAGAAGATCGCACAGCTGATGTGATCGAACTTTTTCTACAAAAGCACGGCGTTGAAACACACCGCAAACTGAACAACATTTGGGCGTGGAACAAACATTTCGATCCCGCGAAAGCTACTATACTGCTTAATTCGCACCATGATACAGTAAAGCCCAACTCTGGCTATACCCGCGACCCATACGATGCTAAAATTGAGGATGGCAAACTTTATGGCTTGGGTAGTAATGATGCAGGCGGTTGCCTGGTATCGCTGATATCGGTGTTCCTGTATTTTCATGAGCAGCAAAATCTCAAGTATAATTTCTGTTTAGCTACTACTGCCGAGGAAGAAATTTCGGGCGTTAACGGCCTGGAACTGATCATCCCCGAATTAGGACAATTGGATTTCGGTATAGTTGGAGAACCAACCCTAATGCAGTTAGCGATTGCCGAACGCGGATTAATGGTACTGGATTGTACCAGTCATGGTAAAGCAGGCCACGCCGCCCGCGAAGAAGGGGAGAATGCCATTTACAAGGCTTTGCCTGATATTGAATGGTTCCGTACTTATAAATTTCCTAAGGAGTCAGAAGTTTTTGGTCCGATAAAGATGTCGGTTACCATTATAAATGCAGGTTCGCAGCATAATGTAGTGCCTGCCAGCTGTGTTTTTACGGTTGATGTGCGGGTAACGGATGCTTACCGTAACGAAGAAGTACTGGAGATCATCCGCCAGCATGTAAGCTGCGATGTTAAACCAAGGTCAATTCGCTTAAAGCCATCATCTATTGATAAAAATCATCCTATCGTACAAGCTGGTATCACATTGGGCCGTACAACTTATGGTTCGCCAACCACATCAGATCAGTCGCTGCTGGATATACAATCTATTAAAGTTGGTCCCGGTGATTCAGCCCGCTCACATACTGCCGATGAGTTTGTTTATGTTGATGAGATAAGGGAAGGTATTGAGCTGTATGTAAAGATGTTGGAGCAGCTGGTTTAATATAGATTTTCTCCGTGCAATGACGCTTATACGATATTCAAACTTGCGAAGTTTTTAAAACTTCGCAAGTTTTTGTTTTACACCTATTCTCCTCCACGTCATTGACGCCTCCCTCCTGTACCATTCCTATTACATTAAAATACCTTATTCATACCGCCGTTATTAACTAAAAAAAAAAGTACCTTACATAAACGTATTGTTAAGTTCATTAACACCGATGAAAATGATAAAGAACATACTGCTGATTGCCTCATGCATGCTTATAATTTCATGTGCATCCAAACAGCATAAAGCAGAAAAACTTGTTAAAAGTTATCTTGCTACCCATCTAAACGACCCTGCCAGCTATGATGCTGTAAGCTTTGGTGATATTGATACCGTTTTTAAAAGATATGCCGAAACCAAACAGTATGATAGTATAAGATCGGCAAATATAGCCGCGAAGCAAAAGGTTGATAAGATAAGGGATACGCTCATGAATCTGATCACCACCTCAAAAATGGCTTATATGGAAGCCTTAAAAAGGCAGATGCAGTATGAGGCTGATACCGGCACTTTATCAAAAACCATCCGATCAAATGAATTATTATTTAAGGGGCCGATAAAAGGATGGAGCATAGCGCATAGCTATCATGCTAAAAATGCTGCTGGTTTTATAGTGTTGCACAATGCCCAATTTAGGTTGGATAGTGACCTTACTGCGGTTGTTAGTGCGCAGGATGGGAGGTAAGTTCTTTTTTAGTTATCTCCACGCGCCATTGCTTCGTTCCTCGCAATGACGCGCGAAGAAGAAAGCGCATGATAATACTATAATTCTGTAAACCTCAATTGCACCTTAATTTAAGTATCAATAAAATATTTATAGCATATTTGCACCATGAGTAAGATCTGGCAAAAATCTATTACCGTTAATGAACTGGTGGAAAACTTTACCGTTGGCCGCGACACGGAATTTGACCAGCAAATGGCTACTTTTGATGTATTGGGCTCACTGGCCCATACCCAAATGCTGCATAGCATTGGCTTAATGAATAATGATGATCTGCAACACGTTCAGCGCGAGTTAAAGGCTATTTATCATGATATTGAACAGGGTAATTTTACCATTGAACCGGGTGTAGAGGATGTGCACTCACAGGTAGAAATGCTGCTTACCCAGCGCATTGGCGATGCCGGTAAAAAGATCCACAGCGGCCGCTCACGTAACGACCAGGTGCTGGTTGACCTGAAGCTCTTTTTTAGGTATGAATTACAACAGGTTGTTGAAGAAACGGAAGCCTTATTCCGCCAGTTGATTGCGCTTAGCGAAAAGCATAAGGATGTGTTACTACCCGGCTATACACACTTGCAGATAGCCATGCCATCATCATTCGGCTTATGGTTCGGTGCTTATGCCGAAAGTTTGGCCGATGACCTGGAACTGGTTTTAGCAGCTTATAAGATCACTAACAAAAACCCATTGGGTTCGGCGGCGGGTTATGGCTCATCATTCCCGTTGAACCGTACTTTAACCACAAAACTACTAGGCTTCGATAGCCTTAATTATAACGTTGTTTACGCCCAGATGGGCAGGGGTAAAACCGAAAGGATCATTGCTCAGGCTTTATCATCCATTGCTGCCACAGTGGCTAAAATGGCTATGGATCAGGCTTTGTATTTGAGTCAGAATTTTGCTTTTGTAAGCTACCCGGATACGCTGACTACCGGCAGCAGCATTATGCCGCATAAAAAGAACCCTGATGTTTGGGAAATTATGCGTGGCAAATGTAACCGCATACAGGCCCTGCCAAATGATGTTACCATGATGACCACCAACCTGCCATCAGGTTATCACCGTGAGCTGCAACTGCTGAAAGAGTTATTGTTCCCTGCCTTTACCGATCTGAAAAGCTGCCTGCACATGGCCACGTTTATGCTGCAACATGTAACGGTAAACACAGGCATATTGAACGATCCTAAATATGCATACCTGTTTAGTGTTGAAGAAGTAAACCGTCTTACGTTAAGCGGAACGCCATTCAGGGATGCTTACAAGCAGGTAGGCTTAGCTATTGAAAACGGCGAGTTTAATCCTGATAAAAAAGTAAACCACACCCACGAAGGCAGCATAGGCAACCTAGGCAATGAACATATTGAGGCCGGATTTAATAAATTGCTTAGCAGCTTTGATTTTGCTAAGGTTGAAAACGCTGTTAAGGAGCTTGTTAAAGCATAATAATGTATTGTTTGTTTTGAAATTAGTATTAACTTGTGATAGCCAAACCTAATCCAAGTTATGAGCCATTTCAGGTACATTAAGTATTCCTATTATTTACTTGTTCTTATCTTACTTATTTCATGTAAGCAAAAAGATAATACCATCACTATAAAAGGCAATATAAAAGGTCTTAATGCTAAGTGGGTTTATTTGTATGAATGTTTTAGAATTAATCCAAAGCCTGTAGACTCAGCGAGAGTTATAGATAATAAATTTGAATTTAACTTCCATCCTGATACTACCTTCCAGCCATATGCAGGTTACATCGCTTACCGTACCAAGCCCGCTTACAAAGGGATGTTGGGTATTATTAACCCGATAACATCAACCAGTAAAAAGTTGGACCTATATGCCAGCTTATACATAGAACCCGGTGTGATAAATTTAACCGGTGATCTTACAAAAAGCAACGGTATTACATTAACTGGTGGCGAACAAAATGATTTCTACTTTAGAAACAACGATTTGCCTTTTATCTACATAAGCAAAGATCCCACCAAAAAACGATTACAAATAAGTAAGCTGATAAAACTTATAAAAGATAACCCTAATGCTTATTATGCAATGTTTGCGTTAGGTAATCTGAAGTTTTATTTAAGTAATAATGAACTGAAAAGTATTTATGACGAATTTGATGATGAAGTGAAAAAGGCCTATAATGGCCGGAAAATCAATGAATTTCTAAATACTCGCCCTGATGAGAATGCGTTAAAACCAAATGCATTTTTAACAGATACTAATAAAAAACAAATTGGGCTTATCGATACTGCCAAAAAATTAAATATGATTGTTTTCTGGGCAAGCTGGTGCGGCCCCTGTAAAGAAGAGATCCCATCTTTAAAAAAGATAGCTGCTGAATTTAAAGATCCAAACTTCAGAATGGTAAGTGTTTCCATTGATAAGGACAAAAAAAAATGGAAACAAACTGTGGCAAACCAAAATATGGCCTGGCAACAATTAGTAATTGAAAATACTGATTTGGAACGTTTAACAGCTCAGTATAACTTAAATAGCATTCCGCAGATCTATTTTATAGATAATAACAGAAGGATGATAAGCCATATAGGAGGCTATTCATTAACAAATGAGGCAGTAATTGAAAAAACTATTGCTGCCGCTTTAAAGTGATTAATTAAGATCCTTACAACGGTTTCCCATTCGCTAAAGCCTTGTCAGCCCATTTTATCGCTAATTTCTCGCGGCGTTTGGCGTATTTGGCTTTAAAGGTCATTTTCAGCAGACTATCTAATCCGCCTTTTACAGCCAGGTTGTACAGGCTTGCTGCCTTGCGTATAGGCGATGAATCCCAGGCGCGCAGGCTTAGCGAGAATGAACCATCCAGGTATTTCATCCAGTGCCAGTAGCCGGTTGGCATAAATAGGGTATCGCCATGCTCTAAAAAGCACTCTGTGCCTTCCACACCTTCCAGTGCCGGGAAAAGTTTGGTATCCGGGTTTGATACATCATAATCCTCCAGCGCGTAGGTGGCGTTAGGGATACAGTATAAACGGCGTTTCCATTTGTTCTCGAATAAGATCACATGCTTGCGGCCGCCGAAATGGGTATGGAAAATATGTGGCAGGTCGATATCATAATGCAGGAATGTAACAGAGTTCGATCCGCCGAAGAACATGGCCGGCATGCTTTCTATAAAGCCGCCCATCAGGTCTTTAGGCAGTACAATATCATCCAGTAATTGAGGTGCTTGTTTAAATATATTGAAGAAAAATATACGTAGTTCGGTAGGTTGAGATTTTATCAGGTCGATATATTCATCAAAAGGCATTTCGGCAGCTGATGAATTGATAGGCTTTGAAGGATCAGCCTTTGAGTTATCGTACAATGGCACCACTTTTTTGCCAACCGCTTCCTTTAAATATTCAGCGGTCCATTTTTCGCGGGCGGGCCAGCTTTTGGTTAAGCCTTTGATGATCAGCGGACGGCGCTTATCTAAATAGTTCTTTTTAAAATCGGCAGGGCTAATTGATTCAACAGTGTCAATCGGACGAAGTATAAAACTCATGCTATGTTAAATTTATCGGACGTCTGTATTAACTTAAGGGGTTTCCTTAGGTACCGAAAACACCGAAGTTTAGCAAAGTAACGGAAATAAATTGTTAAGAATGTTAAAGTAGTGTTAAACCGCTGATTTTTTTGATTTGTGGATGATGCTGATTTGGGAGTGGAGGGTGGTAAATAGTGAGTAGTTTGTTCTCCAATCATAATTTTGGCCAAAGTCACTTATTGCAACCCAAATTATCCGCCCCCATAAATGGAACGACAATGAATTTTTCCATCTTGTTAATATCATATTGATAATAATTAATTACCGTTGGCTGAAGCCAACAGATAAAAAGAAAATAGATTTCACCCTCTTTGCCGCTTGCGGCAGAGAGGGTCGACACGCGTAGCGTAGTCGGGGTGAGTCAACGGAGCGCGTTCAAATTGTTCGGATGCATATTTAACTCACCCGGTCGTTTCCGCTATCTAGCGGACCGACCACCCTCTCTCCGCTGCGCGCAAAGAGGGTATGGCGAAATTAGAATTCATTGCCGTTGGCTTTAGCCAAAATGATCAATCAACGCAATCCCAAAATCAATAAGAAATCAGCGGTTAGGAGCTCCTTCAGCTAATGCTTTATTAGCCCTTTCAATAGCTAAGTCTTCCTTCCAGTCCATATAACGCTTTTTGAAGTTCTTTTTCATGATATCATCAAACTTGCGCTGTATGGTCAAATTGTACAGGCTTTTAGCCTTAATACCCCACGATTTATCCCATGCACGCAGCGATATGGAGAATGAACCATCCAAATACTTCATCCAATGCCAGTAGCCGGTCGGCATAAACAGGGTATCACCGTGCCCTAATATGGCTTCCTGTCCTTCAACGCCATCCAGCGCGGGGAATTTTTTAAAATCAGGCTGCTCAATATCGTAATCCTCCAACGCATAAGTAGCAAATGGGATGCAATACAGGCGTTCACTCCATTTCTGATCGAATAAGATCACCTGTTTGCGGCCATTAAAATGGGTATGGAAGATATGGGCAAGGTCAATATCATAATGTAAAAAGGTAACTGAGCCCTTACCACCGAAGAACATGTTTGGGTATTTATCCAAAAAACCACCCATCAGATCGGTAGGGGAGCGGTAGTCATCCAGCAAACCAGGCGCATGTTTTATCGGGTCGAACAAAAATATACGCAGGTCGGTAGGCTGTGTTTGTATCAGGTCGATATAATCGCCAAATTTCATTTCCAAAGCGGCAGCATTGATGGGCTTCGAAGGATCAGCTTTTGAGCTGTCATAAAGCGGCACTATTTTATCACCAACGGTTTCCTTTAAATAATCAAAGGTCCATTTTTTAAGGGCGGGCCAGCTTTCAGTTGCTTTTCGGATAATAAGCGGTTTACGCGGGTTTAAATAATTATTTACGAAATCTTCCCTGCTAATATTATCAACACTATCTATAGGGGTTAGAATGATGCCCATGTTTTACAATTAGTTAACGTATTAAACCTACAAATTTAACAAAAAGAGAAAATGCTGAAAAAGCGAAAATTGTTTTTGATATTTTTCTGACAAAGCTTTTTCAGTTAGCAGTTCTCAGTTAGCAGTGGGCAGTTTGTAATAGGCAGTCAGCAAGCTTTTTGATCTGCCAACTTGTTAAATACTGCAAACTGCCCACTGTAAACTAAAAAACCCGGTGCTTAATGCAGCCGGGTTTTATCTTTAGGTAGATTGTAGTATTTTTTAGGTTTGTAGTGACAGTATGTTACGCTGTTAAGCGTTAAGCCATTTATTGGGGCATTAAAACGGTATTTGTTACATGAATTACACCATTGCTTTGGAAAACATCCGAAATAGTGATCCATGACATGCCGCCTTTTTCATCAACTAAGTATAATTTTTTGTCTTTTGCCATAACTTTTAAGGTGCCACCTTCAACAGTTGTTAAAGTTGCTGTGCCATTACCTGCTTTAACTTTGGCCCACAGGTCGGCAGCGCTTAAGCGGCCTGCAACTACGTGGTAAGTTAAAATTTTGGTTAAAGTAGCTTTGTTTTCTGGTTTAACCAGGTTGTCAACAGTACCTGCAGGCAATTTGTTAAATGCCTCATTTGTTGGTGCAAATACAGTGAATGGGCCCGGGCCTTCTAAGGTTTCAACCAAACCTGCAGCTTTAACAGCGGCTACCAGTGTGGTGTGGTCTTTTGAGTTTACAGCGTTCTCAACTATGTTTTTTGTTGGATACATAGCGGCACCCCCTACCATTTTAGTTTGTGCATACGTGTTAGGTGCAATTGCAATAGCTACTACTGCAAACGCTGCGATAATTAATTTTTTCATTGTAGTTTTTCTTTATAGGTTATTTGATAGAAGATACGGCGCTTACACGAGGGCGGTTTTATTATTGTCGGATAATTCCAATAGCCAAAAGCGCTAAGAAACTTTAAACCAAACGCAAATAATATTCGTACATGCGCGCCTGTAAGTAATCTATCAGGATCAGAAAAACAGCTCGGATGCTATATGATCGGCATATAGCTTTCCTTTTGGGGTGAGGGAAATAATATTATTATTTTTTGTTAGCCATTCCTTATTAAAATACTCATCAGCAGCAATTAATAGCTGATTACCCGATGCAGCGGCTATATTGTTCAGCTTATCCAGATCGAGCCCCCAGATGGTACGTAAGGAGGTCATGATGTACTCGTTCAAGCGGTCAGCTTCGGTTAGTACTTCTGTTTCTGCGGGTAGTTTATCTGTAATAATGGCTTCAATATATTTTGTATTATTGGCTATGTTCCACTGCCGCGTCTCGCCATTATAGGAGTGTGCCGATGGGCCTATACCCAGATATTTTACACCTTTCCAGTAATTAGAGTTATGCCGGGAATAAAAGCCTGGCTTGCAAAAGTTCGAGATCTCGTAATGTTCAAAGCCTTGCAGTTGCATAATGTCTGTCATGTACGTAAACTGCGCCGCGCTTTGCTCATCATTCATGGCGGGTTGTTTTTTCTTGCGGATGAATAATGCCAGGGCGGTTTGGGGTTCAACCGTCATAGAATAGGCTGATATATGGGGCACGCCCAGTTCAAAAACCTTATCTAAATTAAATTTCCATTTTTGATCGGTAAGCAGGGGATAGCCATAGATCAGGTCGACGGTCAGATTTTCAAAACCGATATCCTGCGCCCTTTTTACCGATGCTTCGGCCTCGGCGCTGCGGTGTACGCGGTTCATCCATTGCAAATCATCATCAAAAAATGATTGCAAGCCAATACTGAACCTGTTTACAGGTGTATGCCTCAGCGATTGTAATTTTAGCTTATCCAGATCGTCTGGGTTAGCCTCAAGGGTGATCTCGGCATCAGCTGCTACAGTATGTATGCCGGTAATAGTATTGATAATAAGGCCTATTTCGCTTTCATTTAACAGGGAGGGGGTGCCGCCGCCAAAGTAAATAGTTTCAATAGTTTCGCCGCTTAAGTAATTCTTTTGCAGGTGTATTTCCTTTATTAAGGCCTGCAAAAGCTCGTCCTTATATTTAAAAGATGTGTTGAAATGGAAATCGCAATAATGGCAAGCCTGCTTGCAAAAAGGAATATGTATGTAGATGCCTGCCATTTGGCAAAGGTATTGATAAGCAGTTAATAAATAGGCTTCATACGTCGTTGCAGCTATTAATGTTTTTTCAAAAAAATCTTAACTAAAATAAACTAATAATTATATTCGGTATAGTCACCTTAATTACTCTTTTTTAACTGAAATAAATGTTTTCA
Protein-coding regions in this window:
- a CDS encoding cupin-like domain-containing protein; the encoded protein is MGIILTPIDSVDNISREDFVNNYLNPRKPLIIRKATESWPALKKWTFDYLKETVGDKIVPLYDSSKADPSKPINAAALEMKFGDYIDLIQTQPTDLRIFLFDPIKHAPGLLDDYRSPTDLMGGFLDKYPNMFFGGKGSVTFLHYDIDLAHIFHTHFNGRKQVILFDQKWSERLYCIPFATYALEDYDIEQPDFKKFPALDGVEGQEAILGHGDTLFMPTGYWHWMKYLDGSFSISLRAWDKSWGIKAKSLYNLTIQRKFDDIMKKNFKKRYMDWKEDLAIERANKALAEGAPNR
- a CDS encoding cupin-like domain-containing protein — protein: MSFILRPIDTVESISPADFKKNYLDKRRPLIIKGLTKSWPAREKWTAEYLKEAVGKKVVPLYDNSKADPSKPINSSAAEMPFDEYIDLIKSQPTELRIFFFNIFKQAPQLLDDIVLPKDLMGGFIESMPAMFFGGSNSVTFLHYDIDLPHIFHTHFGGRKHVILFENKWKRRLYCIPNATYALEDYDVSNPDTKLFPALEGVEGTECFLEHGDTLFMPTGYWHWMKYLDGSFSLSLRAWDSSPIRKAASLYNLAVKGGLDSLLKMTFKAKYAKRREKLAIKWADKALANGKPL
- a CDS encoding M20 family metallo-hydrolase, yielding MTDIKALFQQAVELLQQLISIPSFSKEEDRTADVIELFLQKHGVETHRKLNNIWAWNKHFDPAKATILLNSHHDTVKPNSGYTRDPYDAKIEDGKLYGLGSNDAGGCLVSLISVFLYFHEQQNLKYNFCLATTAEEEISGVNGLELIIPELGQLDFGIVGEPTLMQLAIAERGLMVLDCTSHGKAGHAAREEGENAIYKALPDIEWFRTYKFPKESEVFGPIKMSVTIINAGSQHNVVPASCVFTVDVRVTDAYRNEEVLEIIRQHVSCDVKPRSIRLKPSSIDKNHPIVQAGITLGRTTYGSPTTSDQSLLDIQSIKVGPGDSARSHTADEFVYVDEIREGIELYVKMLEQLV
- a CDS encoding fasciclin domain-containing protein codes for the protein MKKLIIAAFAVVAIAIAPNTYAQTKMVGGAAMYPTKNIVENAVNSKDHTTLVAAVKAAGLVETLEGPGPFTVFAPTNEAFNKLPAGTVDNLVKPENKATLTKILTYHVVAGRLSAADLWAKVKAGNGTATLTTVEGGTLKVMAKDKKLYLVDEKGGMSWITISDVFQSNGVIHVTNTVLMPQ
- a CDS encoding glycosyl hydrolase family 8, whose amino-acid sequence is MKQKLYMSIIILVSCTTILFAQQPTQPFPQHVQYFKGTIKPSNISQQTMDKSVSVFYSQWKQRFVKTILGKAQSYIWFEGVGKKQCVSEGQGYGMVIVALMAGFDPSAKNTFDNLYRYYKAHPSNRGTHLMAWAQYTNGKNADMSSATDGDMDIAYALLLANTQWGSNGTIDYLKEAKAMIADIMEYEINHKIWSVLLSNAIEYDSKDCFDTRSSDFMPANFKAFRQATGDDRWDKVTNNTYKLFELMQDKYSPDAGLVPDFIVHINKTPKPAPPHYLESAYDGYYNYNACRVPWRIGVDYLISGDMRSKAFVQKINAWIRETTGNNTYNLSAGYTLAGNDIKGRYFEALSFITPFGVSAMVDQKNQQWLNKVWDYTMQFKLKDFDYYDNSIKMLNLIIISGNYWKPEVK
- the hemW gene encoding radical SAM family heme chaperone HemW gives rise to the protein MAGIYIHIPFCKQACHYCDFHFNTSFKYKDELLQALIKEIHLQKNYLSGETIETIYFGGGTPSLLNESEIGLIINTITGIHTVAADAEITLEANPDDLDKLKLQSLRHTPVNRFSIGLQSFFDDDLQWMNRVHRSAEAEASVKRAQDIGFENLTVDLIYGYPLLTDQKWKFNLDKVFELGVPHISAYSMTVEPQTALALFIRKKKQPAMNDEQSAAQFTYMTDIMQLQGFEHYEISNFCKPGFYSRHNSNYWKGVKYLGIGPSAHSYNGETRQWNIANNTKYIEAIITDKLPAETEVLTEADRLNEYIMTSLRTIWGLDLDKLNNIAAASGNQLLIAADEYFNKEWLTKNNNIISLTPKGKLYADHIASELFF
- a CDS encoding AhpC/TSA family protein, with translation MSHFRYIKYSYYLLVLILLISCKQKDNTITIKGNIKGLNAKWVYLYECFRINPKPVDSARVIDNKFEFNFHPDTTFQPYAGYIAYRTKPAYKGMLGIINPITSTSKKLDLYASLYIEPGVINLTGDLTKSNGITLTGGEQNDFYFRNNDLPFIYISKDPTKKRLQISKLIKLIKDNPNAYYAMFALGNLKFYLSNNELKSIYDEFDDEVKKAYNGRKINEFLNTRPDENALKPNAFLTDTNKKQIGLIDTAKKLNMIVFWASWCGPCKEEIPSLKKIAAEFKDPNFRMVSVSIDKDKKKWKQTVANQNMAWQQLVIENTDLERLTAQYNLNSIPQIYFIDNNRRMISHIGGYSLTNEAVIEKTIAAALK
- the argH gene encoding argininosuccinate lyase, which translates into the protein MSKIWQKSITVNELVENFTVGRDTEFDQQMATFDVLGSLAHTQMLHSIGLMNNDDLQHVQRELKAIYHDIEQGNFTIEPGVEDVHSQVEMLLTQRIGDAGKKIHSGRSRNDQVLVDLKLFFRYELQQVVEETEALFRQLIALSEKHKDVLLPGYTHLQIAMPSSFGLWFGAYAESLADDLELVLAAYKITNKNPLGSAAGYGSSFPLNRTLTTKLLGFDSLNYNVVYAQMGRGKTERIIAQALSSIAATVAKMAMDQALYLSQNFAFVSYPDTLTTGSSIMPHKKNPDVWEIMRGKCNRIQALPNDVTMMTTNLPSGYHRELQLLKELLFPAFTDLKSCLHMATFMLQHVTVNTGILNDPKYAYLFSVEEVNRLTLSGTPFRDAYKQVGLAIENGEFNPDKKVNHTHEGSIGNLGNEHIEAGFNKLLSSFDFAKVENAVKELVKA